A single window of Microbispora hainanensis DNA harbors:
- the larC gene encoding nickel pincer cofactor biosynthesis protein LarC, translating into MIVYLNPFTGLAGDMLLGALLDAGASLDAVRQAVAETGLTGWRLDAERVRTGALTATRVRIEVADDATERPAARLITMAARTGLTVAESALTAIAEVEGALHGVPPAEVHLHELGGHDTLIDIVGCAAALRDLRVTRVHSAPLPLGGGTVHTRHGVLPVPAPATLALLKGARVRGGEAGEAVTPTGAALLHAMRTVYGPAPEMTLRATGYGAGGRELPDRPNVTVAMLGEPVAGESTQIVLSTNLDDVTGEVLGHVIERALAAGAADAWVTPAVMKKGRPAHVLHVLTSLELADDLQTLVFAETGSLGLRRGVVEKVALPRHVETVRLHGRDVRMKHGPWGVKPEYDDLAALARATGRPLRELTREAFDAL; encoded by the coding sequence GTGATCGTCTATCTCAACCCCTTCACCGGGCTCGCGGGCGACATGCTGCTCGGCGCGCTGCTCGACGCCGGGGCCTCGCTCGACGCCGTACGGCAGGCGGTCGCCGAGACCGGGCTCACCGGCTGGCGGCTCGACGCCGAGCGGGTGCGCACCGGAGCGCTGACCGCCACCCGCGTGCGGATCGAGGTCGCCGACGACGCCACCGAGCGCCCGGCCGCGCGACTGATCACGATGGCGGCCCGGACCGGGCTGACCGTGGCGGAGTCGGCGCTGACCGCGATCGCCGAGGTGGAGGGCGCGCTGCACGGCGTCCCGCCCGCCGAGGTCCACCTGCACGAGCTCGGCGGGCACGACACCCTGATCGACATCGTCGGATGCGCGGCGGCGCTGCGCGATCTCCGGGTGACGCGCGTGCACTCCGCGCCGCTGCCGCTCGGCGGCGGCACCGTGCACACCCGCCACGGCGTGCTGCCCGTTCCGGCTCCCGCCACGCTCGCGCTGCTGAAGGGGGCACGGGTGCGGGGCGGGGAGGCGGGAGAGGCGGTCACGCCGACCGGGGCGGCCCTGCTGCACGCCATGCGCACGGTGTACGGCCCGGCTCCGGAGATGACCCTGCGCGCCACCGGCTACGGCGCGGGCGGCCGCGAGCTGCCCGACCGGCCCAACGTGACCGTGGCCATGCTCGGAGAGCCCGTGGCCGGGGAGAGCACGCAGATCGTGCTCTCCACGAACCTCGATGACGTCACCGGGGAGGTCCTCGGGCACGTCATCGAGCGTGCCCTCGCGGCGGGCGCGGCGGACGCCTGGGTCACGCCCGCCGTCATGAAGAAGGGACGCCCCGCGCACGTGCTGCACGTCCTCACGTCCCTTGAGCTGGCCGACGACCTGCAGACCCTGGTCTTCGCCGAGACGGGAAGCCTGGGCCTGCGGCGCGGCGTGGTGGAGAAGGTCGCCCTGCCCCGGCACGTCGAGACCGTACGCCTGCACGGCCGGGACGTCCGCATGAAGCACGGGCCGTGGGGGGTCAAACCCGAATACGACGACCTGGCCGCGCTGGCCCGGGCGACCGGCCGGCCTTTGCGGGAACTGACACGAGAGGCATTCGACGCGCTGTGA
- a CDS encoding fumarylacetoacetate hydrolase family protein has translation MKLLRVGPVGEERPCVLAPDGRVLDVSSVTGDIDGVFLAGGGIERVRVALAEGRLPEAGPFERVGAPVARPGKVVCIGLNYSDHAEETGAPIPGEPVVFMKASNTVVGPDDEVLVPRRSVKTDYEVELAVVVGRTARYLDSPKDAAGVIAGYAIANDVSEREFQNERGGQWDKGKSCETFNPLGPWLVTADEVGDPQALGLRLWVNGRLRQNGNTKNQIFGVYHVIWYLSQFMVLEAGDVVNTGTPAGVALGRGPQAYLRKGDVVELEIDGLGRQRQRVGQA, from the coding sequence GTGAAGCTGTTGCGGGTGGGTCCGGTGGGTGAGGAGCGGCCGTGTGTGCTCGCGCCGGACGGGCGGGTGCTGGATGTGTCGTCGGTGACGGGTGATATCGACGGTGTGTTCCTTGCGGGGGGCGGTATCGAGCGGGTGCGGGTGGCGCTGGCGGAGGGCCGGTTGCCGGAGGCGGGGCCGTTCGAGCGGGTGGGGGCGCCGGTGGCCCGGCCGGGCAAGGTGGTGTGTATCGGGTTGAACTATTCCGATCATGCGGAGGAGACGGGGGCGCCGATCCCGGGTGAGCCGGTGGTGTTCATGAAGGCGTCCAACACGGTGGTCGGCCCGGATGACGAGGTGCTGGTGCCGCGCCGGAGTGTGAAGACCGATTACGAGGTCGAGCTGGCGGTGGTTGTGGGTCGCACCGCTCGTTATCTGGATTCTCCGAAGGACGCGGCGGGGGTGATCGCGGGGTATGCGATCGCCAATGATGTGTCGGAGCGGGAGTTCCAGAACGAGCGTGGGGGTCAGTGGGACAAGGGCAAGTCGTGTGAGACGTTCAATCCGCTGGGGCCGTGGCTGGTGACGGCGGATGAGGTGGGTGATCCGCAGGCGCTGGGGTTGCGGTTGTGGGTCAACGGCCGGTTGCGGCAGAACGGCAACACCAAGAACCAGATCTTCGGGGTGTATCACGTGATCTGGTATTTGAGCCAGTTCATGGTGCTGGAGGCGGGTGATGTGGTGAACACCGGGACTCCGGCGGGGGTGGCGCTGGGGCGTGGCCCGCAGGCCTATCTGCGCAAGGGTGATGTGGTGGAGCTGGAGATCGACGGTCTGGGCCGTCAGCGCCAGCGGGTGGGCCAGGCATGA
- a CDS encoding endo-1,4-beta-xylanase produces the protein MGETAPRPADGRRHRLAGTRRLLIAGALGALGTVTALSASVPADAAAGTLGAAAAQSGRYFGTAIAAGHLNDSTYVATWDREFNSVTAENEMKWGPIEPSRNSFNWGSADQIVNHAVSKGMKVRGHTLVWHAQLPSWINNNMSASDLRSAMTNHITQVMNHYKGKVYAWDVVNEAFADGGSVGSLRSSIFTQKLGNGFIEEAFRAARAADPNVKLCYNDYNIDDANANKTRGVYNMVKDFKARGVPIDCVGLQSHFGNPPSNYQQNIAQFAALGVDVQITELDVGGSGSTQADAYRRVVQACMAVSRCTGITVWGITDKWSWRSGDTPLLFDGNFNKKQAYTAVLDALNGGTSSSPPPTGNGNAIKGVGSGRCLDVPNASQTNGTQVQIWDCNGQSNQTWTQTSSGELRVYGNKCLDVNGAGTADGTSVIIWDCNGQSNQKWQFNSDGTITAVGANKCLDVIGAGTANGTKLQIYSCWGGTNQQWTRV, from the coding sequence ATGGGCGAAACAGCCCCACGACCCGCCGACGGAAGACGGCATAGGCTCGCCGGCACCCGCCGGCTGCTGATCGCCGGCGCCCTCGGCGCACTCGGCACGGTCACCGCACTCTCGGCATCCGTCCCCGCTGACGCGGCAGCCGGCACCCTGGGCGCGGCCGCCGCCCAGAGCGGCCGCTACTTCGGCACCGCGATCGCGGCCGGGCACCTGAACGACTCGACCTACGTGGCCACCTGGGACCGGGAGTTCAACTCGGTCACCGCGGAAAACGAGATGAAATGGGGCCCGATCGAGCCCTCCCGCAACTCCTTCAACTGGGGTTCGGCCGACCAGATCGTCAACCACGCCGTGAGCAAGGGCATGAAGGTCCGCGGCCACACCCTGGTCTGGCACGCCCAGCTGCCCAGCTGGATCAACAACAACATGTCGGCCAGCGACCTGCGCTCGGCGATGACCAACCACATCACCCAGGTCATGAACCACTACAAGGGCAAGGTCTACGCCTGGGACGTGGTCAACGAGGCCTTCGCCGACGGCGGCTCGGTCGGCAGCCTGCGGAGCTCGATCTTCACGCAGAAACTCGGCAACGGCTTCATCGAGGAGGCCTTCCGCGCCGCGCGGGCCGCCGACCCCAACGTCAAGCTGTGCTACAACGACTACAACATCGACGACGCCAACGCGAACAAGACCCGCGGTGTCTACAACATGGTCAAGGACTTCAAGGCCCGCGGCGTGCCCATCGACTGCGTCGGGCTGCAGTCCCACTTCGGCAACCCGCCGTCCAACTACCAGCAGAACATCGCCCAGTTCGCCGCCCTCGGCGTCGACGTCCAGATCACCGAGCTCGACGTCGGCGGCTCCGGCTCCACGCAGGCCGACGCCTACCGCCGCGTCGTCCAGGCCTGCATGGCCGTGTCCCGCTGCACCGGCATCACGGTGTGGGGCATCACCGACAAGTGGTCCTGGCGCAGCGGGGACACCCCACTGCTGTTCGACGGCAACTTCAACAAGAAGCAGGCCTACACCGCCGTCCTCGACGCCCTCAACGGCGGGACGTCCAGTTCTCCCCCGCCCACCGGAAACGGGAACGCCATCAAGGGCGTGGGATCGGGCCGCTGCCTCGACGTTCCCAACGCCTCCCAGACGAACGGCACCCAGGTGCAGATCTGGGACTGCAACGGCCAGAGCAACCAGACGTGGACGCAGACGAGCTCCGGTGAGCTGCGGGTCTACGGCAACAAGTGCCTGGACGTGAACGGCGCAGGCACCGCCGACGGCACCAGCGTGATCATCTGGGACTGCAACGGCCAGAGCAACCAGAAGTGGCAGTTCAACTCCGACGGCACCATCACCGCGGTCGGCGCGAACAAGTGCCTCGACGTCATCGGCGCTGGCACCGCCAACGGCACGAAACTCCAGATCTACTCCTGCTGGGGCGGCACCAACCAGCAGTGGACCCGAGTGTGA
- the larB gene encoding nickel pincer cofactor biosynthesis protein LarB, producing the protein MSEALDLGYARVDLGREARQGLPEIVYGPGKRVSEIAGIVTALLGRNTGPVLVTRVEPGTAAEVRALVPGGAYDPDARLLVWRPAPPVEHTVAVVTAGTSDGPVAVEAAAVATALGLRTVMVRDVGVAGLHRVLAAAGDLRAADSVIVVAGMEGALASVVGGLVETPVIAVPTSTGYGAALEGVTALLAMLTSCAAGLTVVNIDSGFGAALAAYRLTRRTPR; encoded by the coding sequence ATGAGCGAGGCGCTCGACCTCGGCTACGCCCGCGTGGATCTCGGCCGCGAGGCGCGCCAGGGACTGCCCGAGATCGTGTACGGCCCGGGCAAGCGCGTGAGCGAGATCGCCGGGATCGTCACCGCTCTGCTCGGCCGGAACACCGGACCGGTCCTGGTGACACGGGTCGAACCCGGCACGGCCGCCGAGGTGCGCGCGCTCGTCCCCGGCGGCGCGTACGACCCGGACGCCCGGCTGCTGGTCTGGCGGCCGGCGCCGCCGGTCGAGCACACGGTGGCCGTGGTCACGGCGGGAACCTCGGACGGCCCCGTCGCGGTGGAGGCGGCGGCCGTCGCCACCGCGCTCGGCCTGCGGACCGTCATGGTCAGGGACGTCGGCGTGGCCGGGCTGCATCGCGTGCTCGCCGCGGCCGGCGACCTGCGCGCGGCCGACAGCGTGATCGTCGTCGCCGGCATGGAGGGCGCGCTGGCCAGCGTCGTCGGCGGGCTCGTGGAGACCCCGGTGATCGCGGTGCCGACCTCCACCGGATATGGCGCCGCGCTGGAGGGCGTGACGGCCCTGCTGGCCATGCTGACCTCCTGCGCCGCCGGGCTGACCGTGGTGAACATCGACTCCGGCTTCGGCGCCGCGCTCGCGGCCTACCGCCTCACGAGGAGGACGCCCCGGTGA
- a CDS encoding SDR family NAD(P)-dependent oxidoreductase — MSGEFDGLVAVVTGGASGIGRAVAEELSARGARVAVLDVKGTEFVCDVTDDGAVRGAVAAVAGRFGRIDVLVNNAGIGAQGSVAGNDDAEWLRVLDVNVVGVARVTRAALPYLRESPYAAVVNTCSIAATAGLPQRALYSASKGAVLALTRAMAADHLGEGIRVNCVTPGTVDTPWVGRLVDAAPDPQAERVALAARQPHGRLVAPEEVAHAVAYLASPRAGSTTGIELPVDGGMSGLRLRPVTS; from the coding sequence ATGAGCGGGGAGTTCGACGGGTTGGTGGCGGTGGTCACCGGTGGGGCGTCGGGCATCGGCCGGGCGGTGGCCGAGGAGCTGTCCGCGCGCGGCGCCCGGGTCGCGGTGCTGGATGTGAAGGGCACCGAGTTCGTCTGTGATGTGACCGACGACGGGGCGGTGCGGGGGGCGGTCGCGGCGGTGGCCGGGCGGTTCGGGCGGATCGATGTGCTGGTGAACAACGCGGGTATCGGGGCGCAGGGCTCGGTGGCCGGCAACGATGATGCCGAGTGGCTGCGGGTGCTGGATGTGAACGTGGTGGGGGTCGCGCGGGTGACCCGGGCGGCGCTGCCGTATCTGCGTGAGTCGCCGTATGCGGCGGTCGTCAATACGTGTTCGATCGCGGCGACGGCGGGGTTGCCGCAGCGGGCGTTGTATTCGGCGTCCAAGGGGGCGGTGCTGGCGTTGACGCGGGCGATGGCGGCCGATCACCTTGGTGAGGGCATCCGGGTCAACTGTGTGACGCCGGGCACGGTGGACACTCCGTGGGTCGGGCGGTTGGTGGATGCCGCGCCGGATCCGCAGGCCGAGCGGGTGGCGTTGGCGGCCCGGCAGCCGCACGGGCGTCTGGTGGCGCCGGAGGAGGTCGCGCATGCGGTGGCGTATCTGGCCAGCCCGCGGGCGGGGTCGACCACCGGGATCGAGTTGCCGGTGGACGGCGGGATGTCCGGTCTGCGCCTGCGGCCGGTGACATCATGA
- the larA gene encoding nickel-dependent lactate racemase, giving the protein MRVDLAYGTGGLVVDLPDDRTTVIAPVARPAVPDEAAELRRALREPVAGPPLRERVRPGQTVAISACDGTRPQPRHLMIPAILAELDGIIDLDDVVILVATGTHRGNSDAELRAMFGDQVVDAVRIVNHDARDASSLRWMGRHGKDVPVWLNREWTDADVRITTGFVEPHFFAGFSGGPKLVAPGLAALETVLTLHDAARIGDPRATWGVIQGNPVHDDVRAIAAATGVTFALDVVLNREQRIVRAFGGDLLPMHAAATAAARAAAMRLVREPFDVVVTTNAGFPLDQNLYQSVKGMSAAAQVVKPGGTIVCAAECRDGFPGHGSYRDVLTSAASPEALFEEISRRTETVPDQWQVQIQARIQRHARVIMHTSHLTDADLAAAHLEQTGDIAATVRALPGRVCVLPEGPMTIPYLAGE; this is encoded by the coding sequence ATGCGGGTTGATCTCGCCTACGGCACCGGCGGCCTGGTCGTGGACCTGCCGGACGACCGGACCACGGTCATCGCGCCGGTCGCCCGGCCCGCCGTGCCGGACGAGGCCGCCGAGCTGCGCCGGGCCCTGCGCGAACCCGTCGCGGGCCCCCCGCTGCGTGAGCGGGTGCGTCCCGGCCAGACGGTGGCGATCTCCGCCTGCGACGGCACGAGGCCCCAGCCGCGGCACCTGATGATCCCGGCGATCCTGGCCGAGCTGGACGGGATCATCGACCTGGACGACGTCGTGATCCTCGTGGCCACCGGCACCCACCGCGGCAACAGCGACGCCGAGCTGCGCGCGATGTTCGGCGACCAGGTCGTGGACGCCGTGCGGATCGTCAACCACGACGCGCGCGACGCGTCGTCGCTGAGGTGGATGGGCCGCCACGGCAAGGACGTGCCGGTCTGGCTCAACCGCGAGTGGACCGACGCCGACGTGCGGATCACGACCGGTTTCGTCGAGCCGCACTTCTTCGCCGGGTTCTCCGGCGGCCCGAAACTGGTCGCGCCCGGGCTCGCCGCCCTGGAGACCGTGCTCACGCTGCACGACGCGGCCCGCATCGGCGACCCCCGGGCCACCTGGGGCGTCATCCAGGGCAACCCGGTTCACGACGACGTGCGCGCCATCGCCGCCGCGACCGGCGTGACCTTCGCCCTCGACGTCGTGCTCAACCGGGAGCAGCGGATCGTGCGGGCGTTCGGCGGCGACCTGCTGCCGATGCACGCCGCCGCCACGGCCGCCGCCCGCGCCGCCGCGATGCGGCTGGTCCGCGAGCCCTTCGACGTGGTGGTGACGACGAACGCGGGCTTCCCGCTCGACCAGAACCTCTACCAGTCGGTGAAGGGGATGAGCGCCGCCGCCCAGGTCGTCAAGCCCGGCGGCACCATCGTCTGCGCCGCCGAGTGCCGGGACGGCTTCCCCGGCCACGGCTCCTATCGGGACGTGCTCACCTCCGCCGCCTCTCCGGAGGCGCTGTTCGAGGAGATCTCCCGCCGCACCGAGACCGTGCCCGACCAGTGGCAGGTCCAGATCCAGGCCCGCATCCAGCGGCACGCCCGCGTGATCATGCACACGTCGCATCTGACCGACGCCGACCTGGCCGCCGCCCACCTGGAGCAGACCGGCGACATCGCCGCCACGGTCCGCGCCCTGCCCGGGCGGGTCTGCGTCCTGCCGGAAGGCCCCATGACGATCCCCTACCTCGCCGGAGAGTGA
- a CDS encoding family 43 glycosylhydrolase: MHQPPVRTTSGRRRAPATVFACLLAALATVLASAVTWVAPASAATVDTNTWYVLVNRNSGKALDVYNFSTADGGALVQWSRSNGNNQQWRFLDSGGGYYRLQSRHSGKVIDVANLSTADAADVVQWSDHNGTNQQFRLADSSGGYVRLVNRNSGKVVEVQNASTADGGRIVQYSDWGGNNQQWQLVPVGSVSDPSPSPSASPSASPSASPTSGSWPPSSTYSNPVLWEDLADIDVFRVDDTYYYSASTMHYSPGAPILRSYDLVNWEYAGHSVPTLDFGSKYDLNGGRAYVNGIWASFLNYRPSNKTFYWGGCIDFSKTYIYTATSVEGPWNRHTTINKCYYDAGLLVDDNDTMYVAYGNTQISVAQLSADGKSEVRSQQVFSTPSSVGTLEGSRMYKRNGAYYIFLTRPANGQYVLKSTNGPFGPYEMRQVLLNMGGPVSGGGVPHQGGLVQTQNGAWYYMAFQDAYPGGRIPVLAPITWTSDGWPTVQTVNGAWGGSYPYPNVPRPPRQVKPPTGTDTFTGSRLGPEWEWNHNPDTSRYSVGNGLRLQTATVTNDLYSARNTLTHRILGPSSTATIELDYASMRDGDRAGLAMLRDSSAWIGVRRDNGQTRLVATNNLTMNSSWQTTSTGTEVASTPVSGGRIWLRVNADIRPGSGRQARFSYSTDGVNFTSFGPAFTMGNAWQFFMGYRFAIFNYATQSLGGAVTVNRFDLTTP, translated from the coding sequence ATGCACCAACCCCCCGTCCGTACGACGAGTGGCCGGCGACGCGCGCCGGCCACCGTCTTCGCCTGCCTGCTGGCGGCGCTCGCGACCGTTCTGGCGTCCGCCGTCACCTGGGTGGCGCCGGCCTCCGCGGCGACCGTCGACACCAACACCTGGTATGTCCTGGTCAACCGCAACAGCGGTAAGGCGCTCGACGTCTACAACTTCTCCACCGCCGACGGCGGGGCGCTCGTGCAGTGGAGCCGCAGCAACGGGAACAACCAGCAGTGGCGGTTCCTCGACTCCGGCGGCGGCTACTACCGCCTGCAGTCGCGCCACTCGGGCAAGGTGATCGACGTGGCCAACCTCTCCACGGCCGACGCCGCCGACGTCGTGCAGTGGAGCGACCACAACGGCACCAACCAGCAGTTCCGGCTCGCGGACTCGTCCGGCGGCTACGTACGGCTGGTCAACCGCAACAGCGGCAAGGTCGTCGAGGTCCAGAACGCCTCCACCGCGGACGGCGGCAGGATCGTGCAGTACTCCGACTGGGGCGGCAACAACCAGCAGTGGCAGCTCGTCCCCGTCGGGAGCGTCTCCGATCCCTCGCCGTCACCGTCGGCCTCGCCGTCGGCGTCGCCGTCAGCGAGTCCGACGAGCGGGTCGTGGCCGCCGTCGTCGACCTATTCCAACCCGGTGTTGTGGGAGGACCTGGCCGACATCGACGTCTTCCGGGTGGACGACACCTATTACTACTCGGCCTCCACGATGCACTACTCGCCCGGTGCGCCGATCCTGCGCTCCTACGACCTGGTCAACTGGGAGTACGCCGGACACTCGGTGCCCACGCTCGACTTCGGGTCCAAATACGACCTGAACGGCGGGCGGGCCTACGTCAACGGGATCTGGGCGTCGTTCCTGAACTACCGCCCGAGCAACAAGACCTTCTACTGGGGCGGCTGCATCGACTTCAGCAAGACCTACATCTACACCGCGACCTCGGTCGAAGGCCCCTGGAACCGGCACACCACGATCAACAAGTGCTACTACGACGCCGGGCTGCTCGTCGACGACAACGACACCATGTACGTCGCCTACGGCAACACCCAGATCAGCGTCGCCCAGCTGTCGGCCGACGGCAAGAGCGAGGTCCGCAGCCAGCAGGTGTTCTCCACCCCCTCCAGCGTGGGCACCCTGGAAGGGTCGCGGATGTACAAGCGCAACGGCGCCTACTACATCTTCCTGACCCGCCCGGCCAACGGGCAGTACGTGCTGAAGTCCACCAACGGTCCCTTCGGCCCGTACGAGATGCGCCAGGTGCTGCTCAACATGGGCGGCCCGGTCTCCGGCGGCGGCGTGCCGCACCAGGGCGGGCTGGTCCAGACCCAAAACGGCGCCTGGTACTACATGGCCTTCCAGGACGCCTACCCCGGCGGCCGCATCCCCGTGCTGGCCCCCATCACCTGGACCTCCGACGGCTGGCCCACCGTCCAGACCGTGAACGGCGCCTGGGGCGGCTCCTACCCCTACCCCAACGTGCCGCGCCCGCCCCGGCAGGTCAAGCCCCCGACCGGGACCGACACCTTCACCGGCAGCCGGCTCGGCCCCGAGTGGGAGTGGAACCACAACCCCGACACCAGCAGATACAGCGTCGGCAACGGGCTGCGCCTGCAGACCGCCACCGTCACCAACGACCTCTACTCGGCCCGCAACACCCTGACCCACCGCATCCTGGGCCCGTCCTCGACCGCGACGATCGAGCTCGACTACGCGTCCATGCGCGACGGCGACCGGGCCGGGCTGGCGATGCTGCGCGACTCCTCGGCCTGGATCGGCGTCAGGCGTGACAACGGCCAGACCCGCCTGGTGGCGACCAACAACCTGACCATGAACAGTAGCTGGCAGACCACCAGCACCGGCACCGAAGTGGCCTCCACGCCCGTGTCCGGCGGCAGGATCTGGCTACGGGTCAACGCCGACATCCGCCCCGGCAGCGGCCGCCAGGCCCGCTTCTCCTACAGCACCGACGGAGTGAACTTCACCTCGTTCGGGCCCGCCTTCACCATGGGCAACGCCTGGCAGTTCTTCATGGGCTACCGCTTCGCCATCTTCAACTACGCCACCCAATCCCTCGGCGGCGCGGTCACCGTCAACCGCTTCGACCTCACCACACCCTGA
- a CDS encoding amidohydrolase family protein encodes MTPPATPSTTPPAAPAVPSVATRVDAHHHLWDLSLRPQTWLDPPEMAPIRRDFALSDYASATAGTGIGRSVLVQVLGDATETREFLALAERSHTVAAVVGWADLTRPDLADELAALAASPGGALLRAIRHLVQGEPDPRWLARDDVRRGLRQVAEAGLAYDLLVLPHQLPAAIETVRALPELTFVLDHLAKPPIAAGGIDPWAGLIRELAAEPNVTAKLSGLITEAAWDDWNAAALRPYVDVALDAFGPSRLMFGSDWPVCLLAGSLPLWTETVSALLTDAGLTAAEQEAVFRETATRVYRLEE; translated from the coding sequence GTGACTCCCCCTGCGACTCCCTCGACGACTCCCCCGGCGGCTCCGGCCGTTCCTTCGGTCGCGACCCGCGTCGACGCGCATCACCACCTGTGGGATCTCTCCCTGCGCCCGCAGACGTGGCTCGATCCCCCGGAGATGGCGCCGATCCGCCGCGACTTCGCCCTGTCCGACTACGCCTCCGCGACGGCCGGAACGGGCATCGGCCGCTCCGTGCTCGTACAGGTGCTGGGCGACGCGACGGAGACGCGCGAGTTCCTGGCCCTGGCGGAGCGGTCGCACACCGTCGCGGCGGTGGTGGGCTGGGCCGACCTCACCCGGCCCGATCTCGCCGACGAGCTGGCCGCCCTGGCCGCCTCTCCCGGCGGCGCCCTGCTGCGCGCGATCCGCCACCTGGTGCAGGGCGAGCCCGACCCGCGCTGGCTGGCCCGCGACGACGTACGCCGGGGGCTTCGGCAGGTCGCGGAGGCCGGGCTCGCCTACGACCTGCTGGTCCTGCCGCACCAATTGCCGGCCGCGATCGAGACCGTGCGTGCCCTGCCCGAGCTGACCTTCGTGCTCGACCACCTCGCGAAACCGCCGATCGCGGCCGGGGGCATCGACCCCTGGGCGGGCCTCATCCGTGAGCTCGCCGCGGAGCCGAACGTCACGGCCAAGCTCTCCGGCCTGATCACCGAGGCGGCGTGGGACGACTGGAACGCCGCCGCGCTTCGCCCGTACGTCGACGTGGCTCTCGACGCGTTCGGCCCGTCTCGTCTCATGTTCGGCTCGGACTGGCCCGTCTGTCTTCTCGCCGGCTCCCTGCCCCTCTGGACCGAGACCGTCTCGGCGCTGCTCACCGATGCCGGGCTGACGGCCGCCGAGCAGGAGGCCGTCTTCCGCGAGACGGCGACCCGGGTCTACCGCCTGGAGGAGTGA
- a CDS encoding aldo/keto reductase, which yields MTAAAAGVLAGRLGRYGLGTAPLGGLFAPVSDEQAEHALDAAWQAGIRYFDTAPHYGSGLAEERLGCFLRGLPADAAGQAVVSTKIGRVLVPGRGEEEGFVGRTGFVRVRDYSREGVLRSLDDSLKRTGLDRFDLVFIHDPDDYWEQAAGQAYPALAELRDQGVIGAIGAGMNQAPMLTRFVRETDLDAVLVAGRYTLLDRSAAEELLPECQRRGVAVIAGGVFNSGILAGGATYDYDAAPPAVVERARELGRICASHGVPLPAAALRFPHRHPAVTTILIGARSADEIAEDLALAAADIPDALWEDLDHAG from the coding sequence ATGACCGCCGCAGCGGCCGGTGTTCTGGCGGGCAGGCTGGGGCGGTACGGGCTGGGCACGGCCCCCTTGGGCGGGTTGTTCGCGCCGGTGAGCGACGAGCAGGCCGAGCACGCGCTGGATGCCGCCTGGCAGGCGGGGATCCGTTACTTCGACACCGCGCCGCATTACGGCAGCGGGCTGGCCGAGGAGCGTCTGGGGTGTTTCCTGCGTGGCCTGCCCGCTGACGCGGCCGGGCAGGCGGTGGTGTCGACGAAGATCGGCCGGGTGCTGGTGCCGGGCCGGGGCGAGGAGGAGGGCTTCGTCGGCCGGACCGGGTTCGTGCGGGTGCGGGACTACAGCCGCGAGGGGGTGCTGCGCTCGCTGGACGACAGCCTGAAACGGACCGGGCTCGATCGTTTCGATCTGGTGTTCATCCATGACCCCGACGACTACTGGGAACAGGCCGCCGGTCAGGCCTACCCCGCGCTGGCCGAGCTGCGCGACCAGGGGGTGATCGGCGCGATCGGCGCCGGGATGAACCAGGCGCCGATGCTGACCCGGTTCGTGCGGGAGACCGACCTGGACGCCGTGCTGGTCGCGGGACGCTACACGTTGCTCGACCGCTCCGCCGCCGAGGAACTGCTGCCCGAATGCCAGCGGCGCGGGGTGGCGGTGATCGCCGGTGGGGTGTTCAACAGCGGCATCCTCGCCGGAGGCGCCACCTACGACTACGACGCCGCCCCACCCGCCGTCGTCGAACGCGCACGAGAGCTGGGACGCATCTGCGCCTCCCACGGCGTGCCGCTCCCCGCCGCCGCCCTGCGCTTCCCCCACCGCCACCCCGCCGTCACCACCATCCTGATCGGCGCACGCAGCGCGGACGAGATCGCCGAGGACCTGGCGCTGGCGGCGGCGGACATCCCGGACGCGCTCTGGGAGGACCTGGACCATGCGGGTTGA